The sequence below is a genomic window from Silene latifolia isolate original U9 population chromosome 7, ASM4854445v1, whole genome shotgun sequence.
CCTAATATTTGCAAGAAAATACATAAATCTTTCAGAAGTTTAGTTACATTTGCAAGAACTCGTTTCTAGTTCTACCATTGCTAATGCTCTTTAAAAACTAATTAGAAACTGTTTGGTAGCCTTCTAAAAAACACAGTAATTCAAATACTCGTAAACTGTAAAAGTGGTAGGTTGTTTGATTGACACAATTCACATAAATTGTGaaccacaaattcttatttcagaccgtcatAATATTAACTTATAAATAAAGAATATTTTAATATGTcatcaaagaaaagaaaagaacgtCTGAAATtgtcagacggataccatttcctctcacaaaaactcatttagggtgtgagtgggaaagcacatgggggtgtcccaccacccatgtgcttctcacttgtgagaggtcttattaCGGTCTGAAATAAGGCGGTCTGAAACAAGACGGACGGACTGTGAACCAGTGGCGGTTTTGATGGGGTGCAAGGGCTTTGTTCAGAAATATGTAGAAGTTTGTTTTAATAAGGAACATCAAATGTTTAGTGGTTGGATACTTAATTTCCAATCCGATGGTCTTGAGTTCGATCCTTAATTTAGTCATTTTAGTTTTAgtcttttattttaatttagtgTTTTACTTTATCCTCGCAATTTTTTGTGTTTAAATTTTAGTTTCCGACTTACCGTCACCGAAATCATTGTTAAACTTGCACCCCCTGTGATCAAATCCTGGAATCGCCCCTGCTGTGAACTATCTTCTATATGCAATCAAACGACCCTTAAAAAGACCGTTATTAATAACCTTCGAATGTTCAGATTGGCGGGTAAAGTGGCGATAATAACCGGAGGTGCAAGCGGAATTGGTGAAAGCACCGCCAAACTGTTCACACAACATGGAGCTAAAGTTGTGATTGCGGATATCCAACATGATTTGGGTCAATCAATTTGTAAAGAACTTGGTCCTTCAGCCACCTTCATCCAATGTGATGTTACAAAGGAAGAAGATGTTAAAAATGTTGTGGACTACACAATGTCTCAATATGGAAAGTTGGACATTATGCATAATAATGCTGGCATAGGGGGTCCTCCCACACCCAACATAATCGAAACTACTCTGTCTGGGTTCGAGGAGGTAATTATATTTACACAACAAAACTAGTAATTATTTAGTTTCTTATTTTGATTTGATGACTCGTATTCTATAATTGGAACCGATATATGTAGAAAGGTCGATCGTTATTCAGTGGCGGGGCCAGGATTTGAATTTAGgggggcgaaaaattttaggAGGGGCGATCGACTAATTTCATAACGTACATTCgaaaaaaattcagaaatttaacTGGATCTACGAATGGCTAGCAAGGGCCACCCCCGGTGGTATAGATGGACGCGAGTGCGGGCTAGCACGACTAGGCACATCCCAACCCATTTGAGTGGGCTGTAATAAAATCCATTGATAGCCCACATGTCCAGTCCAGTTCAGCCCAACTCGCATATACAGTTGGGTCGGAACTGGGCCAAGCTCCTCAAGCCCAGCCAGCTTGACTGGACTGTAAAGAAACAAAAAAACTATATTTGTAATTATGGACCGAGCTCGGCCCGCATTTGAGTGAGCCTAGCTCGGAACGGCCTAACCCGCCGCCTCGTTGGTTTCAGTCCCTTATGATAACTCTAGTTCGCCTTTACACAGTTTTTTCCCGTAACTTAAATCCTGATTACGCTACTACTTATAAAGTATCAAATTGTCAAAGGATTGATAAATAAAACTATATAAGTATATTATCATATACTGAGCTAACTTGTATTAAACTCGTCTTATAGTAAAACAATCCTCTATATAAAATTGTTGGTACGCTTCCATATGACAAGTTTAATCGAGCAGGTGATGAAGGTGAACCTTATCGGGTCATTCTTGGGCACGAAACACGCGGCCCGAGTCATGATCCCAGCCAAACAAGGAAGCATAATAACAACATCAAGTACATGCTCAATCATAGGAGGT
It includes:
- the LOC141591627 gene encoding borneol dehydrogenase, mitochondrial-like, which encodes MVFPVLSAAAKRLAGKVAIITGGASGIGESTAKLFTQHGAKVVIADIQHDLGQSICKELGPSATFIQCDVTKEEDVKNVVDYTMSQYGKLDIMHNNAGIGGPPTPNIIETTLSGFEEVMKVNLIGSFLGTKHAARVMIPAKQGSIITTSSTCSIIGGGATYAYTVSKHGVVGLMKNAAVELGNYGIRVNCIAPHLISTPMTRSFLNMKDEDFSQFYSNMKGERCKVEDVAQTALFLASDDSKFISGHNLVVDGGFTIMNPGFCIYDYTK